GTAGATGGTTATAaaatttaactctttttttttgcaggaGGCGTCGATGGCGAAGTACATAGTGCACCAGTACATAGCGGCGGCGGGAGGGGAAACTGCGATGAATGCGATTGACAGTATGTACGCGATGGGGAAGGTGAAGATGGCGGCGTCGGAGTTTATATCCGGCGATGGATTGGGGTCTAATGTTGAGGGCGGCAGGGTGATGAAGATCAAGAGCGTGAGAAATGGGGCGGGTGAAGTTGGAGGGTTTGTTCTGTGGCAGAGGAGACCTGGGCTATGGAGTTTGGAGCTTGTGGTTTCGGGCTGTAAAATCAGCGCAGGCTGCGATGGCAAGCTGGCTTGGCGCCAAACTCCATGGCAGAACTCCAACGCCTCCCGCGGCCCGCCTAGACCTCTTCGCCGCTCCTTGCAGGTACCATTTTCTTTCATTCTACTATCAAAATTTCATTTTCCGACTTCCGAGATAGTGATTACGAGTTTCTGTCttcacaaataaaaaattcatttttagaaCTATTCAAATTTGTCCGCATATGCAGCACAACCCAATTAATCATAAGAGATCACTGATTGAGTTTTACTTAATTGAGTCATCATGATTTATCCTCTACAATCCTATTAAGTCTAGTGTGGGTGATTCCATCTTTTTTGTCACTATAACTATTCCAActagtttaaaaatatttcGAACCAGTTTACGCGTCACTTAAATTCATTACAAATTCATCCCATTAGGATTTGagaaaattaaatacatttattaTGTGATGTGTTGTCATTTGTGCTTAACAAATTTGATTTGAGTACATATTAATAGAAATACAATGTAGATGTATGATTTTGTTGCATAGAATTTCTAAGTATTTCTAGATGAAAATGAGGGTTTTTTTTGACTTATATAATCCCCCAATTTGACCATTGCCAAGTGTATTCATACTTCTCTCCCCtaaaaaaatgctaaatattaatattatgaaaaattaaatttaaaataactttaatGAAGTTTCGTTAACTGAATCAGATACATAAAATATGCGTAATTAGGGATGGGACAAGCAAACATTCTTTTGGTGTTTTTGGTGATTACCATGTTGTTGTTACACTTGGTGAGGGTCCAAGTGCTTGGAATCTACCTGCTCATGAGTTTGTGTGTTCTCTTTTTGACTCAAAAGAGGAGTTTTAAACAGACCATCTTTTATGGCCTACTTGGATTACCATTATCTCAACTGACAACTTTGTTTAATGCTTTTTTAATGCTAAAACTTTGATTCCCCAATGTGAACCTTGTACAGCTGGTGGCTTCCATTGCATTACTCAAATAAGCCTTCCAATTAGATTCTGCCTACATTCAATTATCTTAATCAAGTCAACTTTAATTGTTTGCTTCATGTGAATatcttgatttttatttttcacattaCAAGTCAGCTTAATCACATGGGTTTGAACAAAACTGTTAATCAAACTTGTACGGCTTGTCCCTTTCCAGTGGTTTGGTGGGACATTTTAGTATTAGTTGTCTGATATGATATAACAACTCCAGCAAACAATATAGCAACTCTTTAGGTAAAAATCCTACATGACAATCTGAATTTTTACTCCAATAAGTTAGCATAGTATTTTTCGCCCCTGCTTGTATTatgcaaaatattaatttcgAATTCTCAATCCAATTTTTCAAGAAGTAGTTAGTTATTTCCAATCAAGTCGGTTAGGCTATTGACTTAGTAACGGATAGCGAGTTCAACCCTCAGTGAGTGACCTATTAACTTCTTATATCAACTTTAGTTAACTTCTTATATCAACTCTAGTTAAGTCGGTTAGACTGTTGATTATTAACTCTCAGCTAAAGTGGCATATTAACCTTCTTTTATTAACCTCATCTACGTCGGTTTAATGGGATGCCTATTTACCTTTTTGGTTTAAATCTATCATGGATAACATGGGATTTACTTTTCTTGTgaatttttagttttcttttcaTACTACCATCAGGATAGTGAAAGTATCACCTTTTTTGAAACAGGGTCTTGATCCAAGATCAACGGCAAATCTGTTCTCGAACTCCATCTGCACCGGCGAGAAGACGGTGAACGAGGAAGATTGCTTCGTGCTAAAGCTGGAAGCAGAAGCCCCAAGCCTGAAAGCAAGAAGCAGCAGCAACGTGGAGATAATCCGGCACACACTCTGGGGATGTTTCAGCCAGAGAACCGGTCTATTGGTTCAGCTCGAAGACTCCCATCTCCTGAAGATCAAATCCCCCGGCGCCGGAAACATCTTCTGGGAAACCACCATGGAGTCGACGATCCAAGACTACCGCACCATCAACGGCGTCAACATCGCCCACGCCGGCCGAACCGCCGTGTCGCTGTTCCGGTTCGGGGAAAACGATGAGGAGAAGACGAGGACGAGGATGGAGGAGGTTTGGAGCATCGAAGAAGTGGATTTCAATATCAAGGGATTGTCCATGGACTGTTTCTTGCCCCCCAGTGATTTGAAGAAGGAAGATGAAACTCCGGCGGCGAAGATCGGGAGCCGGCTGCCGGCGGCGGCGAAACTCCGGCCGAGTAGTGGGAAATTGAGCTCGGGAAAAGGGGTCAAGATTGTTGCCATTGATGAAGAAGATCATGAATAATAGCAAATTTAATAGCGCTTTATATGATGATGatcttgaatttttattatctgATCTGCTCATTTTTGTACATATAGACCGTAGAgacatttctatatatatatatatagttaactATAAGAATACAGAATGTGTTTATGTacagaatttttgtatcaagattcacaatgcaatatgaactatAAGTAACATCCATTAAAATTTAACAGTAATGCAAAGAGAAGTGGATACATTTGCAGTACAATTTCAAATAAAACAAGAATTGCATGGAATACTTTACAACAAGTAAACTAAATTAGATCATCTCACAACTTACAATAAATAATGGCTACTATCAGACATTTGATTATTCCAGGACCTTTTTATCATCTCACTATATTGTTGATGATAACCGAGCTGCTCTTTTGTCATTGTGGATGTGTTCTTCATTAAGACATTATATTCCTTTATGAGAAACTTTCTATCCTCGATATCTCttcttcttttcattttatCATTGTACTGTTGCATgcgttttatttgttgtttcaGCTTGTTTAACATAACATCATTATCATTTGTACATCGCTCCTTTACCTTTCCACTTTGTAACATTTTGCCCCATCGGATGAGGGTAGACTTCACTGATTTCCACTTCATCTACGCTCGTGGAGGACGCGTGACTACTTGATGAATTTGACGGAAGTTGAGAACTTTTGGCAATGGACGGCATGATGGCGTTACTATTAATCGGTGGAGCTTCAAACATATGGCCCTTGTGAAAAGTATGGATAATTAGGAAGATATTGAGGAAAATATGAGTAATTAGGAGGATACggttgaaaatatgaaaaagtttgagaataTTGCGGGTTTGGATTGCAATTGTTTTAGACATTAAGATGTTTTTCACTTGAATCGTTGAATGAATCTCTAAATGGTGGTTCCATTATTGAAAAAATGACAAAACAAATATGAGATTTTAATATGAAGATAGAGATCAGTAGAAATTGATGAAGAATTGAAGGTGAGACTCTGAGggagggtatttataggcaacatttgaaatttaaaaataataataataattgcattaCCAATGCAACGGTCGAAAATGGGACCGTTTTTTTACCGTTGCTTTGGTAAGTATGGCAGGCAAAAACATGCAATTTGGGCTTTAGTAATTCAGATAAAGGAAATTGGGCCACAATGACATTATGGGTTTTTTAGCACAGTTTGGGCTTGCTCAGCCAAATTTCAAGTCCATTAGAGGAAATGGGCAAACTGTATTGGCCAAATTATTTGGTGAACCATCGTCCACATAGTTGTATGGACcatgaatacaatatacatttttaatatactaatactaaatttaatattatgaaaatttatttcagTTAAGCCTCGTTAGTTAAATcggacacataaaatgagacggtaGGAGTACTAATTACTTTAATAAGTCAAAAAAGAGTTATGTGAGTTGAATGGGAGGACTAATATTCTATAAATTTTAACTAATCAAGATTATTATAgtagagaaaaaaagaaatcacAGTTATTATTATGTAGCATCctaagaaaataacaaaataagcTGCATTGACAGCTCAATTGGTTGATTCTTAGGTAGCAAATTGTGGACAAGAATACAAGATCGAGTCCTGAAACTCGCAATGTGAGAGTTACACCCAATATGGTGGGtgtacaatttaaatatttacggattttagtattttacctATGAATATCGGTGGTAAATTAAATATCtacatatttcaataatttactTCTCACGTCAGTagtacaaatttaaataaacaagaaTTGCATGGAATATAAAAGAGAActacatatttaattaaatgaaacataaatacattacaagttaaaataatgaCTACTATGGATTTTTATACCACCTTGTTTTGGTTATCTCACAATATGCTTGATGTACACTAAGCTGCTCTTTTGTCATTGTCGATGTATCTCTCATCATGATTTCATATTCCCTTATGGAGATATTTCTTTCTTCAATGTCATTTAGTATGTTATTTGCCATCTTGATGTCATATTCCTTTAAGAGCATGCTTCTTTCTTCGATGTCCTTTTGCATTTTATCTATGTCTTTATAGTGGTGCTCTTGTTTTGGCACCACATTTGGCATAGTCTCATCATCACTTGTAGATTGCTCTTTGCCTTTTTGCTTCAAAGCCATTTGCCCCATTGGATGGGTGTGGACTTCATTGGCATCCTCTTCAAAGGTGTTACCTACATTGGTGGATGGTGTGTGGCTATATgataaatttggtaaaatttgaGTACCTTGACCAATCGACGGACCATTAACGGGCGAAATTCCATACATAGGACCTTGTGGGAAGAATGGATAATTGGGAGGGTATTGCGAAAGATTTGAGTAATTAGGAGGATACAGATGAAAAAACGGGAATGTTTGAGGATGTTGTGGGTATGGGTTATGGTGATTTTGAGGATGTTGTGGGTATGGGTTTTGGTAATTTTGAGAGTGTTGTGGGTATGGGTTGGGATTATTTTGAGGGTGCGGATACGAGTTGGGATTATTTTGAACGTTagga
This portion of the Ipomoea triloba cultivar NCNSP0323 chromosome 5, ASM357664v1 genome encodes:
- the LOC116018833 gene encoding uncharacterized protein LOC116018833 is translated as MRTLCPNLDREDGLETVLEVPIPEEMFPASKNKSWQTMKCWMRPQTEKSGPGGRSAEIQLLLSVVGAPLVPIPIPSHQACSPAGKINDHPIEASMAKYIVHQYIAAAGGETAMNAIDSMYAMGKVKMAASEFISGDGLGSNVEGGRVMKIKSVRNGAGEVGGFVLWQRRPGLWSLELVVSGCKISAGCDGKLAWRQTPWQNSNASRGPPRPLRRSLQGLDPRSTANLFSNSICTGEKTVNEEDCFVLKLEAEAPSLKARSSSNVEIIRHTLWGCFSQRTGLLVQLEDSHLLKIKSPGAGNIFWETTMESTIQDYRTINGVNIAHAGRTAVSLFRFGENDEEKTRTRMEEVWSIEEVDFNIKGLSMDCFLPPSDLKKEDETPAAKIGSRLPAAAKLRPSSGKLSSGKGVKIVAIDEEDHE